The DNA sequence GCTAGCTATAGTTTCTAATCATACCGATATTTTATTTAGTGGTAAGGCCATGTGAGAAATCTCATGGCTTTTATTTTAAATTAAGATAATCATTTTATAGTGAATGGGTTTAAATTGAGGTTATTAACCATTTGTTTTTTTTAATTAAAGAATAAATTTAAGTATATTAGAATACAACTTTAGTTAGAAAAATCAATGGTGAAAAGAATTACTGTTTTTGTATTTTTAATGATATTTTCTTCTGTGTTTCCTCAGAATCAAAAGGATATACAGTCTTATAAAGATAAGTTCTTTATCTATCAGAAAATTGGAGTTGATAGTGCACTCATTTATGTAAATAAGATTTTTTCTTCAAAAAATAGCGCAGATCAGGCATTTGCTTATTCGGCAAAAAGATATTTATTGACAATTACGGGGAAGGATCAGGATTCCAAAGATTATCTTTCAAAAATTAATGTTTATCTAAAGGAAATTCCTGAAGAGGAAGGGAATTATTCGAGCCTCTCCCAGATATACAATATTTTGGGAAATACTGATATGGCTAACCAACTTCCGAATGATGCTTTGAAAAAATTTATAAAGGCAGATTATTTTGCCCAGAAGAATAATGATATTCGGCAACATATAAAAATCAAAGGAAATATTGCTTTTGTAAAACTTAATATCAAGCAAACCGATGATGCTATTACAGAAACACATGAGGTTCTAGGGCTTTTAAAAAAGAATAAAAATCTTTATGAGAAGGAAAATTTTGAGATTATCTACAATACTGTATTTTCCAATTTAGGCCATTTATATTCTGATAAATATATTTCAGATACTGAGAAGAATAAAAAGTATGCAGATAGTGCATTGATGAATTTTAATCAACTTCTTCATTCTACAAAAGATAAAAAATTGCTTGCAGTTACCTACTTAAAGCTGGGAACGCTTAACAATAAAAAAAAGAACTATAGTAAAGCGACTGAGTATTACTTAAAAAGCTTAGATATATATAAAGCTTTAGAGTTTAAAGATGAAATTCTTAATCTTAAATATAATTTAGGCGTTAATTTTTACGAATCAAAAGACTATTCAAAATCGAAACTTCATTTTTTGGAAATGTCTCATTTAGTTGAAAAAGATTCTCTTGTAAATACAGATTATATATTTGCTCAGGATTATTTATCGAAAATTTATTTAAAAGAAGGAAAAAGGGATTCTGTAGAGTTTTATAATAATAAATTCATTGAGCTATACAAAGAGAATTCTGAAATTGAGAGAAAGAATATTGCAAATATCTATAAAGAAATCAATTCTAAGAATTTGAATGATGAGATCAATAAAAGTTCTTCTATTCTTAAAAGTCGTACGTTTATTATTATTGCTTTGATTTTATTGATAGGATGTATTACTGGCTATCTGCTCGTTCAGATGCAAAAGAAAAAGAATGTTGAACAGCGTCTTGATGATCTATTATTGCAAGTAAAAAATAACACTTTGAATAGTCATCAAAACAAAAATAATTTTTCAATAAGCAATGAAAAAGAGGCTGAGATCATGGGGAAACTTATGGAGTTGGAAGACAAAAAGCTTTATCTTAAAAATGAATATAATCAAGCTTTTGCAGCTAAAAAATTAGGAACCAATACTACCTATCTTTCGCAGACGATTAACAAATACATGAAAAAGACTTTCAGTGAATATACCAATGAATTAAGAATTAACTATATACTGAATGCTCTCTCTCAAGATAAAAAATTAAGAAATTATACTACTCAGGCATTAGCAGATATTGTAGGCTATAAAAGCGGGATATCCTTTGCCAGAACATTCAAAGAAAAAACGGGCGTTACCCCGTTTCAATATATTGAAAAATTGAATGCCGAAAATGCGTAACATAATAAATTTCTGATGAATACATATTTTACATTACTGTTTTAGCAAATTCTGGTGTATTCTTTTGTACACTTATCCTGATAGACACATTCTGTAATAATGATGCGTGTACAGGGACCTACTACATTCCCTGAGCCACTACCATTGTTTGTACCACCTCCATTTGTACCTCCGTTTAATTCGGTAGTTCCAGCAATAATTTTTAGCTGCTCTTTTCTTGAAAGTTTTTTTAAACCATTTTTTAATTGAGTTTCCATATTTGTTTTTTTTAATTTAATATTTATAGATTTCAGATATTGGATTTGATTCCTCTATATTTCAATTCGTATTTTATTATGAACTTTAGGAGGATGAACAGTCCAATGATCTTGGGTCCGGGCATAAAAGGATGACATTTCCTGAACCAGCTCCGTTATTAGTACCACCCCCATTACCATATGTAGGATCTTCTACGAGTTCATTCCCGGCAATAATACCCTGTAATTTTTTTCTAGTTAATTGTTTAAAAGTAGATTTGATTTTAGTTTTCATTTAGTGTTGCTTTTTTTCAATTTTTTTTCAGTTATACAACAATATAAAATTAGAAATTAATGTTTACTGAAAATTATAATTATCATAATGAATAATATGATCTCTTAATCATTGATTTAATTGGTTGATAATTATTGTTTTATATTATTTTTTTAAACTTACTTTTTATAAAAAGTTCTGTTGCTTTTTATAAAATATTCTGGGGTTGTGTTTTTTTTGAGCTGTCCTTTAGCAAAATTTGTACTGAGAATTCTACAATACTCAGTCACTTAACACTAAGTCCTTAAAAATAAATAACATGAAAAAAATTGTAGTAATGAGTTTTGCTTTATCAGTATTAAGCATTTCAACAATAAAAGCGCAAAGCTTTTTAGATAAAATTGACCGGGCAGTGAGCAAACTTGATGATGCCTCAAATACAGCAGATAAAGCTTCTAAAACAGGCGGAAAATTAAGTTCATTATTTGGTAAAAAGAACAAGCAGAATACCGTGAAGGCAACCGAAGACAATAAAACAACCCTTGTGAAAATTTCCAACATAGATCTTGGTAACTTGAAAAAGCTTAACGAAATAATTTTAGGATCTAAAGGGGTATCTGATACCAGTATGAAGTATAACTCTTCATTGTCTACAATCACAGTAATGCATTCAGGAAGCTCGGAAAAATTATTAGAGAATATACAGCCCAATGCAAAGAATATTTTTACAGATAAAAATATTGAAAGCTTCGACGATGGAATTATAGAGATCAAGATGAAATAGCAAAAATCACTAATTAAAATTTAAAGTATGAAAACAGAATATTTACTTTTTGTCTTTTTTTGTATCTTTTTTAATGTACAAATACAAGCGCAGCCCACAATTACCAGTGCAGATATGATTAC is a window from the Chryseobacterium sp. T16E-39 genome containing:
- a CDS encoding AraC family transcriptional regulator, with the translated sequence MVKRITVFVFLMIFSSVFPQNQKDIQSYKDKFFIYQKIGVDSALIYVNKIFSSKNSADQAFAYSAKRYLLTITGKDQDSKDYLSKINVYLKEIPEEEGNYSSLSQIYNILGNTDMANQLPNDALKKFIKADYFAQKNNDIRQHIKIKGNIAFVKLNIKQTDDAITETHEVLGLLKKNKNLYEKENFEIIYNTVFSNLGHLYSDKYISDTEKNKKYADSALMNFNQLLHSTKDKKLLAVTYLKLGTLNNKKKNYSKATEYYLKSLDIYKALEFKDEILNLKYNLGVNFYESKDYSKSKLHFLEMSHLVEKDSLVNTDYIFAQDYLSKIYLKEGKRDSVEFYNNKFIELYKENSEIERKNIANIYKEINSKNLNDEINKSSSILKSRTFIIIALILLIGCITGYLLVQMQKKKNVEQRLDDLLLQVKNNTLNSHQNKNNFSISNEKEAEIMGKLMELEDKKLYLKNEYNQAFAAKKLGTNTTYLSQTINKYMKKTFSEYTNELRINYILNALSQDKKLRNYTTQALADIVGYKSGISFARTFKEKTGVTPFQYIEKLNAENA